In Panicum virgatum strain AP13 chromosome 5K, P.virgatum_v5, whole genome shotgun sequence, the genomic window TCAATTGTTTTTTATTCCATTTGATGATCCTAGTTCTTGTTACCTGTGCAATTCAACTTCTTCTTATGTATATTTTCTCAAGTTATTAATAGCTCTTTCCTGAAGTAGGAGGGTCCACATTAGCACCAGAACTGAGTACACATACGTACCATATCATGATGGCTACCAGTGGAGAAAATACGGGCAAAAAATGATCCGGGGCAATACCTACCCGAGGTATGGGTATACAATCATGCAATTTCTTTTATCTTACAGTTTCAAACTAGTGGAGCTGACAGTAACAGATTTGTGCAATATGTTAATCAAGCCAAAGTCTGACAATTCATAACAGAAGAACACCTAGGCTAACCATTGCTGATTAGGCGAAATAGAACCGATCCATATACAATTATACATTTTCCAACCGAGCCACACTCTCTGGGTCTTACCGAAGCACCCAAAATATATAATGGGTACAAGAATAGCTTAAAAGGGGGTAGATATATAAGTGAAGATGGATTTCTTGCCTAGATTAAATATATCAGATCCAAATACTGAAACACAGTAGCTGTAAATAGCGGCTGTTTCCTGTATTAGGTAAGTACTATACACATGATCAATCTCATTAATTTCTAGGCTTTCCCATATTAGTTATAAGTACATGTGAGTGATGATCTGGTTTCGAGACGTAGTGATTAGCTTATCGTTTCAAGCCTGGCTTTCTAATCGCATAAAAGTTTTTTAATGGCAAGTGTGTTTGGAAATAATAAGAAATCCAGTGCATGTGCATGTATGGTTTATTAGGTTGTTGCCTGCCCCAGTAGCTACCTGTTCCTATCAGGTTCTAGCGTTTACCTTTATGTTGTCGTGTAGCTAAAAGTCACATGCCATAATGGGAATTTTCAAGAAGTGGAATAATCCCAAGAGGAAAGAGAAAAGAACTAAGGACCATAGGTTGAGGGAATCATCAGTTCATCACACACTACTTTTGTGCACTCATTGGGGGTTGTTTATTAGCTAAAAACACTAATTGTTTCCAAATTAAAATGCAGAATCATGGATGACATACCTATTTGCTTCCTGACCAACTTGCTTTTGAGTAAACTAGACATAATATTTGTTTTTCGCAATAATTGGTTATATATTATTCCCTAAAAAAGGATGATTGGTGATCTATTGTACCATACTTGTGCGGATGCAATGACCCACTGCATAGGTTTGTATACCAATGCATAATGTGGATATAATTTATTTTGAGAAAGAACATGAGCAGACGAGTATGATGGATCTGCCACATTATGGTTAAGCCCCACTACTAACCTATAAAACTTCTAGGCATAATAAAATCCCaatttttgtttcaaaaaaattccaaaTAGTTCTGTATTGAGGGGTGTGGATCGGAAAAGGTAAATTTGCTCCAACCATCATTTTTGTAAAGAACATTTCACTTAGAGGAAACTTGGAATTGCTAAtatctgattttgcctttttagACCATGCGAGTAAGTGATTTAGTTTTCCTTTAAAATAACTCATTGTCTAACACACCCTGCAGTCATTACCTTTATCCCTGTTGCAACTTGCAACTTCTGCAAGGGCAACTGGGACTTGAAGATAGGGATCGAAACATCATCAATTCTAGGAAGAATCAATTTTATTATATGATGACTTCAGATTGGGCACGGGCGCTAGTCATGTACATCCACCTTGATGAGGACCACATCTTGAACCAAATGAGCTAGGCTTAGCTATAATTGAGGCCTAGGGCAAATAAGAAAACATATAATGGCAATATATATCACTTTGCAGGTTACTGATTTCTTAGAGACTATTATTTCTTTGTTTCCTCAAATATTCGAAAATCTGCATTTCTGCAAAATAATGCTACGCATGGTACTTAATAAATATTGAATTCCTGAGAACGATGCAAATTCTGGTAGTGAGGGGGAGCATTTCCTATCTGGGGGCTAGCAAAGGCCAATAGATCATCATATTGATGTGACATTTTCGATAAGTAGCATCAAACATATGTACAGATCAGCATGTGTATGAGCAGTTTTTACAGAATTTTTTAAAGTGAAACAGTCGGGGAAACTCCCTCTACTGTGGTAATGTTGATTTATCATTTTTTTAGATGAAAGAGCTTCCAATTGTACTGTTAAAGAAGTTAGGCTCAGACTGAGCAGCTATACATCCAACAACAAGGGATAATAACAGTACAGACAGATTGATGAAAACTATACTACCAAAATAGATAAAGCCTGAAAACAACCAATGCGGAGCCACAAACATCATCAAATTTAGCATGTTGCAAAATTTGTATTTGTCGAAGTTATTGAGTTAGTACTTGAGGCAAACCAATATTTAATCAGGAGCTACTGCATCATTATTTTTGAAGCATTCAAAAGAATACTTTATCATTTATGCAGTATGCCTTCCCCATACATGAGAGGTGGTGTTCTACCATTATCAGTAAGTATCGATGAACGATGATGTTAGATCCTCTCTGGCGTTGATGCATGTGATATCCAGTACTTTGGGGATACTCACCGCATTGGGGCATGATATCCAGAGCATGCGTGCATTGGAATCCTCCTTTGGAGCTAATAATGCATGTCGGCATGATTAACAATTCTGAGCCAGGTGGACAACGCCAAGTGTTGTCATGTGTCAAATTTTTGGCTTTCACATGCATGTTGGCGACCTCTTTTGTGAGCATTTCCCCTAGGTCATGGAAAAGTGAGCCTTAAATAACTCTTGATGTTGTTTTACGCAGGTGCTACTATAGGTGCACGTTCCATCAGGATCATGGCTGCCCAGCAACCAAGCATGTGGAGCAAAGCAATTCCCAGGATCCGCCACTGTTCCGAGTAATCTACACAAATGAGCACACATGCAGCAGTACCCGTGTCTCTGACTACATGGCTTCATCTATACACATCCAACAGATTGCCGATGCCTCGTTGATAAAGGCAGAGACGGGAATACCTCTTCTGACCCACTGTGTTGCTGGCGATGGATtgataaaagaagagaaagatGTCATTGTCTCCTCCTTGCTCACTGTCATCAATGGCTGTGATGTTGCAAAATCGGATGTGGGGCATGCAGCTATGCAAGAGAACACACCTGTTCTGATGGCCAGCAACAGCTATGAAGCCATCCCTTCAGTTTCACCTGTACCGCTGGCGGCATCCGATGAACTGAAAATGGACTTTGTCGAACCACTGGAGTCCCACTGGATCGAACCTTTGGATTTGGGTTGGTTCATGGAACACACGCAGACTGGTTGATCTATCATCTCCTACTAAACGCATTCAGAATCAATCTTTGGCTTATtccttcaaaaaagaaaaaaaaatctttggcTTACCTACTCTATGCAGAATATATGTACTCTGTTTAGCAGAGTTTCTTTTTGgtgcagccatacaattttacCGATCTGGTACATACGCGTTTTTGTGGAGTTACCTGCAATGTAATTAACAGGTTTGCACATTGTGGTGTGGAAAAGTCTAACAAAAAAGAAACTTAGCTAGTAAACCTGTATTGGTGTGGAAAACCTACTAGAAGGTATTCCAGGGGCCTTTTGGTTTTGCTGTTGATTGTCTAACCCTGATTTTGAATtgttaattttgaacaactggATTTTTATAAGCTCAGGCTATTTTGGTGGCTGTTTCGCAGCTTTGGTGTGTGATGCTTGTGACGCCCTAGCTGTTTTCAGTGTACGTATCTTCCATTTATCTTCTctattccttttttttgttcttaAAAAAGCTTCCCACGATGGATTTGTGCAAGCTGTTTAACATTGGGCTGAAGGATTAAAGTCGGATCGTTCTTTCCAATTATCTAAAGAGGAAAAAAATCATGGGTCTTATAGTTACATCTCTTAGATAAATCATGGGTCTTTGTTTTGGAGTTTTTTTCCAGTATTGTCAAAATCCTCATTTGAGATTTAGAGTCTAGGAGCTCTCATAACTTTTAGCTATATATATCCAGCATGTGGATATGAAGGTTGATTTGtcttttatctaaaaaaaataaagcagtTGACCATTTCtaatcaattagtgccaaatatagataataaataagagcaaacatgatcattttacttttttttattaatttgttcTAGAAATTTTAGgatgactttttttttggatgGAGGGACTATGTGCCTAGGCACCCTCACGAGCTCATTAGTGGCTAGACCTACCGAATGCCATAATAACATATTGATCATAAGAAAGATAAGAATCTTTGCCTATGATTTGACGGGATTGGCACTTCTAGATTATACTTGATCGCTCCCAAGTTACAAATAattctatattttttattcatAATTTTTAACATGAATCTAAATATAAGCTATGTTtaaataataatagaaattatGTATCTAGAGAAGCTAGAGGGAATATCATAAAAAATAGATATACGCTAGACCCATTTCAGTTGTGTAACTGAGTCTGCAATAGTGATAGAAGAAATAAGAAAGGTTCAGTTTGGATCAAGCAAAGCGAAAGTATGTGTAGGTACATATATGAGGACCTCGGGCTAAGGATAatactgtagtattactataGTATAGGATAGTAATTTAGTAAAGGGAACCGTATTGGTTGTTGAGGATATGTACGAGGCAGACGTGTCGACGTAGTCTTGCGCTAATTACAATTATTAAACAGATGCTAACCGCGTCACATCCGGGCTCTAGGCCAGCTGCTTTTGGTATGGACGAGGCAAAGGGTATCTGATCTGACAGCCAGGCCATGGGCGGGTACCTCATGTCCAGGAGCTGCGTGGCAGCATGAGCGCGTGTTGGATGCGGGTGCAGGTGCAGCGCACACACTGGGCAGCGCAGTCGGCACACGCCCTGTCCGGAGGTTGCCGGGCAAAGGAAGGCCCCGCGCACGCCGCTCGGCAGCCAGCTCGATCGGCTCATCGGCAGATAAAAGAGGAAGACGGCGGCGCAACCGCAAGCGTTTCGAGCTTccggccccgccggcgccgcgaccAGATCTCATCTCAGGCCGACGCGGAGGGCGGCGCACCCGCTTGCACTGTCCGGCGCCGTGGCATCTCGGATTTGAAGCCCCCAGATTGCCGCTAGATCCGCGTGGGTCTCAGGCTGGGGGACGTGGACGGTGGACTTCGACCGGTGCGCTGAGATCTGGAGAAATCCTCTTTCTTTGGTAAGCAAAGCAAATGCAGCAGAGGTTGCTTGTTTATGGTTGGTGCCAGTGACCAGCggccattttcttttttctgcggggggggggggggggggggggggggggggggctgagcTCCAGCTCCCTTCCCAAAACCACGTGCGAATTCCTTTAGATTTACAATTCGGCAGATGCTTAGGGAAGCAAATGCCCTGTCACCATCAGGGGGAGGGGCTTTGTTTAATCGTCGTCGACATCGACGTCCAGCTTTGTTTAGCTCGCCACTTGCATTATTGTGCCCTTCTTTCTTATCGCAGACCCGAGCCGATAAGCTATGTCAGCGACGAGATTAGAGTAGAATAGTGATTTCGTCGCCCTGTACATGGTCCGGTTCCAACCCACCAAACCCATGGAACCAGCCCGTCTCAAACCATTTGAGCATGCCCCTACGAGTTAGGTTCAGTCCGGGTTCTGCCGCTTAACCCGCTGCCGGCCGGCTGCAACAAGCAAAAACGAAATGTTAtactctttcttcctcctcggaCTGCATCTCCTAATTTCTCTCTCTGCCCTTTCGCCAATGGAGCGTAGCTCTTTAGATCTATTGCGGGCAGCAATAGCTGCTGTTGCCATCCACCAAAAATTGATTTCCCATGCCACTCCGCTTGTTTTGTTCATTATATTAGTCACCTTCACGCGGTGTACCTAGCTCTTGCGGTCTTGCAGTTCTGGAAGAAGGATACGACCTCGAGATGTCGCCATTACACTACCGCTCAGCATGCACTAGCTTCGCGATATGGGGGTTGATGCTCATTCTCGGGCGGCTAATGCTCGAGCACAAGCAGCTCGCGATGGACATCTCCTCGCCGGGAGCGGGATTGCCATGCGCTGCGAGATTGCGGGAATCATGCACAGTAAATCCGTCGAAACCCGTCGAACCCGCGGGTCTCAAACTGTCGAACCTGGCTCCATCGCTGGCTGGGCAGGTTGGTTCAAAAAACCCACTAAACCCGGACCATGAACAGGGCGATGATTTCGATCCAAATGAGATGCTCTGTGCCTCGTCACCATGTCTCCAACCCCTTGGCCGCATCTCAGGTTAACATGCGGGTGTCAGTTGAGACTGTGGAGAGGTCAAGGTCAAGCCGCGAACGGAGGATTGATAGTAGCAAGCACATATGATGGGCCGATCAACTTATTCGAAAAGTTAATTTATGGAAATTAATATGCAAATAAAAGCTTTCTGAGAAATTAATCTTCTTCATTTTCCACAGCTCCACAACGAAAACGACACATCCAAAACAAAGTAACAATTTTGCTTGTGGGCATCCAAGGAAATCGATcgtgtgggaccgaagccggcgaccagaggggggtgaatgggagccgatcaaaatttcttccgaaattcaaaccgtcggcctatatcccgaaaatcacccgagccctcaagcgttctggccaaagtttggaatagctatggaaaagctaatccaacacaaaagacctcgaacgagcgagcgaaaccacaaagcaaatcggaagcgaatcgggaaaactgcagaactgatctgcctggatcggtctgaccggtgcgctggaccggtctgaccggtgcgctggaccggtctaaccggtcgtgcctaccggtctgaccggtagcacccagaaaaccccgagaaattggattcaaacgttgaatcccaagcaaacgaccacgaaaaccgatgaaacttgggggattgcttcgcccctaccccgtgaacatatccccaaaagatctcgtcccaaagatcaacgaatcgtgagaattatgggggagatcaaaagggattggggttttctcaaacactcaagaactcgaatttaaacacgccagtgattccagagggtttagatcagagttgggagcacgggaatcacatcAAAGAACTCGAGGTCTCCTCTCAgtcaagtgtgccaaaaacgaaatcgaaaattcattgcacaaggcacaaaaccaggggattgaatcaaatcaaaagcccagagggcacgaggaggataggacctcctttcccaatcaaatcccttataaggtttcaacaatccatggacaaaatcaactcaaaagagagaaacagggggaggagaacacaggggcggcggcatggagaaacagagagtccacgaacagattacaaaagccgctcttaacctaacacaagtgaaggggtatttatacccgcgggatcgatcagaccggtacgctggaccggtcagaccggtgtgttAGACCattcagaccggtgccagggaccggtcagaccggttggcctgcagcaccccctgtacaagatctcatccgacggccgaggttctttcttcgaaacgaagtcttctccgcgatgccgccatcttgatgaagatccagtccgcggttttgaagggtccgcaaaacccgggtagatggccggttttgagaaaaccgccaaaaccttatgcgcgggaagattcccgcctccacgccgtggccctagacgccgttcccgcctcggccttctgacggccctagacgccgcccgacgcccgtcacctcctcgcccgcagcgaggccctagacgccgtcgacgcccgtcgcctccgtcagtcccgagaccgacgcccgtgcctccacgacttggcgtcttcaaccgccgtccgcctccttggttttgtggcgcaaaccaagaaacccgccttccgtcgccgcttgcgccctcgatccaggagtggacgccacag contains:
- the LOC120710780 gene encoding WRKY DNA-binding transcription factor 70-like, with product MAKRADYMASSSGSSNGAHKRLLQDSRSYAQEHAKKRVHISTRTEYTYVPYHDGYQWRKYGQKMIRGNTYPRCYYRCTFHQDHGCPATKHVEQSNSQDPPLFRVIYTNEHTCSSTRVSDYMASSIHIQQIADASLIKAETGIPLLTHCVAGDGLIKEEKDVIVSSLLTVINGCDVAKSDVGHAAMQENTPVLMASNSYEAIPSVSPVPLAASDELKMDFVEPLESHWIEPLDLGWFMEHTQTG